Below is a window of Corvus cornix cornix isolate S_Up_H32 chromosome 2, ASM73873v5, whole genome shotgun sequence DNA.
TTCATCAATCATAGTTTTTTACAGATGCTTCCCTGTGTTTTTTTGAAAGTATAACCATTTTAAGATTATTGTTCTTGTATTCAAAACATCTTTATAGAAACAATAGGAATAGGTAACACccaaatcaaattaatttccccattgACACAAGCTTAGGCGGGCTAACAAAGAACAGTGGGAAATAACAGGTAAGAAAAGTTCAGCAATAACAACCCTCTCACAAACTTACAATCTCTGGTTTTtgtcagaaatcagaaaaaacacaaccaacaaaccaaccaaccaacagGAACTTGTTGGTTTAAATGATCTAGACAAAAATTCCAACAGGTGACGTCATTCACCTATTAAGTACTAAGACAAATCAGAATTcatgttttcacatttcatgCTCCTCTGGTCAGTCATTAAGAACATGCAAATTCTCAGTTCTTTCCAGTTTGTTTTGGCTTTGAATGCATGCACTTCTGTTCAGTAAATTAATTAATGCTTTTTAGTGGTAGGCTGTGAACTCAAATCACTGGAAAAGTAATTTAGTTTCTCAAAAGCAGCATCGTTCGTGTAGGTGACCAATATAATATATATAGTTTATAAATACAGGGTATTACATACTATATTATAAATATAGCATACCTTGGGCCTGGTTTGGGAACTTTTCCCGCCTTAAGCTCATCAATTATGTCTTCAATGTCTTTGGGTGTCAAATCttcctgtaaaagaaaaattaaatcattgaCAAAACTGAAAGAGTTATCAGTTACGCTAACTGCAGCACTTCAAATTTATCAAATCAGTGACTCTTCAGTGTGACCCTATCACTGGTAACTTTGATCCTATCCATTAACACACATACTGGCTTAAAGAATGAGGAAAATTGAAAAGTCTACTGTCATTTTAATGttgagatttttgtttcatgtgtAGTTGCAGAAATTATGTTAAAACAAACAATGTTGATGCAGGCCATGTACAAGGATGTGTTTTCAGCTTCCTGGTATTAGGGAGCTGGATCTCTGCCCACCCACTACACACATGCCATGACACATACTGCAGAATGGTGTCGGctgcaacaaaaaaattttggGTACAGTTCAAGGCAGCACTTCTTAAATTAGTCCATACTTTCCAACAGACTGCTTTAAAGTGCTTTCAAAAGCTTATCAAATACCTATTAAAAATTCCAGATTTATGGGCAGACCACAATCACAAAAATGCATCACTCTTCTTGTATAATCAAGACAGTAAGTGAAGTGAAAAATACACTGATACACCTGATACAAATGAAGTGTTCTAGGAAGAGGCCAAGAAACTAAGAGATGGTGTAAATAATAAGTTGTCCCTGCTGACAGGAATTAGAAAACTGACCACAACTTCAGAATTTGGAACAGATGGAAAACACAGGTAAGCCAGCAAAGAAGCTTAGTATTTTAAGAGGGAATATAGTACTTACATAGTAATTGTCATTTATTTGTACCATTGGTGCATTTACACAAGCACCTAAACATTCCACTTCTATCAGTGTGAAGAGCTTATCAGGTGTTGTTTCCCCAACTTTAATACCTAAACCAATAAATTAATTAGGCTCAGTAATGGTTATGAACAAGAGTAATAAAGCATGACTCTTAAGTACCCCAAGGACACTGTATTTTGGCCTTAAAAGCATTTGCAAAGTTAAACCCCCTTAAATGAGTccaaaatgtttccattaaaCAGAAGGTTCTAATAAACCATTAAGTCAATTTTTGGATACATTTTTGAGACTTTGTTTACAGGTatgattcattaaaaaataaccacGAAATGACAATCCTAAGCAACACAACAGATCTACTCAAGAACACTTTTAGTAATCAACacaattaaatggaaaaataggGAAACATAGCTTTCATGTGCTGATAGAAAAGCCATTAATATACAGGGTTGAGTATTCTGAAATTAACTAAGATCCAAGCATTGTTAGCTACAAATTCATAAACAACTTCCAAGTTTATACACAAAGGATGATTTACTGAACTGTATACATAGCATCCATGGCATGTAACTGCTCTACTGCTAGATACAGACCTTCCCCAGAGGCAGATTAGTCCAAGTAACATCTCAGAGTCTGACCTCTACAAAATACTCCATGGAAGGCAGAATGCTGAAAAGCAGTCTTCCTCCATTTATTAGCAGGAAGGGGTGGGAAGTAATGAAAGTTGTAAGGCCTGTCTCGGTAAAAACTACAGAATCATCcttactgttttatttctcaagcTGAGAGTTTCAGTTGAAATTAAGTTATCTTTGCAGTAACAAGACCTTGCATCTAAATATGCCTTTTTCAGACAACAGAATATAAGAAATGACAGATAATAGGcagctgttctgcagctctTACCACTGGTTCTTAGAAAAAGTTAACACAGCTTTTCATAGAAGGGGAAGAGTTGTTAGTTGCTGATCTTACCCTCTCTTCTCCCCATAACCAcccaaaaaggaggaaaaaaaccccaactcacACACAAAACCCTGAGTGTTACATCCCATGAACCATTCTCAATTGACTCTTCCATTGAGAATTCATAAATGATGTTAACATCATGTtatccagagggaccttgacaggctaAAGAGGTGGGCCCATGTGAACCTTACGAAGTCGAACAAGGCTAGTTTCTTCCACCATATGAAGAATTTTACTTCAGTATCATTAAacaaaggtaaaaagaaaatacaaaaagtatATTACAAATTTGTGTCATACCAAGTTTCTTCTTAATGGCTTCTAAAATGCTGTCAGAGTCTCGCAGCATGCACGGCGTGGTGGTACAGACCTGAATGTGGTATTTCCCAACAGGTTTGCGATTGTACATGGTGTAGAAGGTTGCTACTTCATAGACTCTCATGGGAGGCATTTCTAAAACTTCAGCAACCTGTGACAAGGACAAAACATGCTATATTGAGTTCTCAGAGGGCAGCAGTAAAGGCATTTAGCAAACCATTTCAGTAAAGTCACCTGTCCTATTTGCAGTGACAGATAAATAAGAGGGTGGGGGTGGGTATCAAAGCACAAACATATTCCAAGTGCCAAGACCGGACACCTGAGTTACTCTGACTGGCGTCACCCTGCTCGAGCACAAACTCCACTAATGGATCAGCATGGCGAGGAGCGAGTCAGCTCCCCTGCAGCATCTACTGGCAGACACAAGGGGATGCGAGGAGTCAGCTGGGTTTGGGCTTTcctcctcagctccagctcacACTGCACTTGGGCTGCGTGAATGAACAAACCCGTATGAGCCTGCCCACACTAATCCATGTAAGCCTTTTGGTAAGGAATACTTGTAAGGTGGTACTATGCTCATCTAATTCATATAGAGCAGGTCTCCCTCAGGTTCTGTGACGCACCAGGGCTACATCTGCGGATTCCTGTCACGGCTAGTAAGTAGGGAGTGAAGCATGATCTGCAAGGAGCCAGCTCTGGTGCAAGTATCCCTGACCTCATTAACCTGGAACCTTGGCAAACTGCTCACGTTGAGAACTGGCTCTGGTTTCAATAGTGTAACTGTTTTATGTTCCAGTTTCTATAGCAGGCAAATAACAaatcatggaaaatatttgttcacTTAAAAGCCTTAAGATCATTTTAAACATAATATTAACATGAAacttaaataaacaaaaatacactgaaagcATTAAAGGAGCTTTGTGGCTTTATGTTATGCTGTACAAACTAGGAGACCTAAGTTGCCTTCTTTAAATGCTCATTTAACTCCTTCAGTAATTTCTCTAACGCTCCCATTCCTCACCTTTAGTTGAATTTAAAACTACAGACTTTAAAATTGATGATATGCCAGATTGTAACACAAAGTACAACAGATTTATTCATATGAAtacaaaccagatttttttatttcttggtaTTTGGTTACTGTCCTGCAGCCTCTCACTTTGAAGCAGTGTGGTTGTTTGCCTGCTTATTTTGTaacaattttaataattaaCCTGACAAGTCTTCAGGTGTTGGCTGTGAGGTGTTACCCAACACTCCTGACATCACTACACTaacactgctctgcagagtcCTTACAGGCCTAGAGATTAAGTATAATCCAGGCATTATGTGATGTGACATTAATctagaaggaagaaaactccACTGAcattaccttcttttttttattttcccaaattcAGCAGTAAACAAAATCAAGTTTCTGTTCCTAATTTTAGAATCATTCTGGGAGAAGAGCCTATCTGaacaggttttatttaatttttgtgttgttCTGTCTGTAGTTTCAAGCAATGGGCTAGTATTATGTAAACAGAGCCCCGAGTTTTCTGCATTagttttccctttaatttttaaaaatgtagtcTCATAGGGAATTCTCACAATACAGTGCCACATGTAAATTCCCACGTTAGTAAGCTTTGATTAATTAATGCTAATACTCTAGTAAgatattgaaagaaaacagtaaaattatgCTTGAAGGATAATTAAGTTCTAAATACCTTGTTCATAGCTGATATGGGCAGCCATCCATGCTGTCTTTGGGCCAAATCCAGTACTGCCATGACAGCTGCAGACTTGTGTCCCTCTGGGTAGTTGTTTATGATCGCTTCTATTCGctttttaaagggaaagaaggaaaacaaatcagtACTCATCTAAAGACAAAGTCTGTGtattgaaaatttttttttgtctgcataCCTTTAGGTTTTCAGGTGTGAACTCAAATGGAGTATCTGGATTGTTTTCAGGACTATCTCTatgcttcaggaaaagaagaagaaaaatgtgtaaaaattgGTTGTTGGGAAATTATTCAGGACACATTTACTGTTGTAAAATACCTCTCAATAGACAGTTACAACTGAGCTGCTGGAATAAAAGCGATACATTCCAGATAAAAATTTCATAGTACTAAAGTGATTAAATATATTTGGGAAAGCTATCAAAAATATTgataattatttcattactcTTAAAAATCATTACCTATTCCTGTTACTTTCTATTAAAAAAGGCTTTATGGAGAAATACATGAAATTATATACTGGGAAAATGTATGGTGTTGTTAtctaaatacatatttttaacaCTGTTAATACAGTTTGACAGTTATGTTCAAATGTACAATAGGGAGAGTAAAACCACTCTGGTTAATACCTTAATAAACAAGAGACTGAAACAACAGTCCATTTTGCCTTTTACCATGaaacattgattttaaaaaaacttcagaattCATCAAGAAGTTTGCTATagaattaaaacatttgcaCATTCAAACACGTTCTTGATCTATTTTAACGTATTATTTTGATTTGTAATGgatttcaacattttcattttatatacaAATCTGAATCAAAATGGAAGAAGCAGAATTTTGAATTagtatttccaaaataaagtaTTCTAACAACTTATTTTTAAGGTGGTCTTCTAGGGAAACATCAAATTTAAATTAGTTCTTCTatcttcagaaaatacaaatttggaGGTCTtgaaaaaagtaacattttcctATAATAAAATCTTAGTTCtgatgaaaatacttttccaccagaaaatgtttctgcacAAAGTTTTTAGCTGTCTCTAAGCAGCTCATTTTGGTTTCCTTTAAATACCTATAATTAAGTTTAATTCCCAACTTTATATAGTTTTCAAATTGAGAAAGTTTCAAATTAAATGGAAAGTTTGTGAGAAAGTACAAGCTATATTTGAGGCTTGATGTTAAAAGTAATCCATAACTAGCTAacaataaaagctttaaaagtgTATTTAGAACAAAGCAGCCTCCTCCACTGAGTTTGACTTTGATCATTTCCTGCCTTAACTGAGGGTGATTTTGCAGTTACCACACTACACTCTTCTTACTAAGTAGCAAAGGATTTCATGAAAAACCTTAACATTGCAAGACACTTGCATACTGAATTGTGTTATCATCAGCGAAGAACTTAGAACACGTGTGGTCCATAGCTATTCTTGGATTTAGACATTTTAATATGGAAATATTGCAAGGGCAAATACTTCAATTACATCTGTTGGTCTGTCCAGGGATTACCTTTGCTTATCCCATCTATATCCCAAAGCAGATAATATGACTGCCACCATCAATTTGAAAGCATTATGCCCTCACCACAGTTTCAAGGCCAATATAAAACTACAGGTGATAAATGCTTCTCCACCAAGGACGACTCTCCTATAAGAACAGGAATTACAGAAAGATGACTGATTCCCTTTTAACATGCTAATATTTTATTAAGTGTTAATATCTTGCTAATTGTGTGATTTACAAAATAACATAAAAGGGCTTTTAGGAACACAATTCCCATTATTTTAGACTGACCCTTCCAGATAAAGGATTTGATGACTCATATGTAGTCTTGGTTTTCTACCAATTTTAATGAAAGCTCTCAAAAAGAGGCTGATGGAGGAAAAACTGATTGGAAATACTGTAcaacttttattatttttttccctacagacCTTTACATGTCTTAGCTCCACAGATCAATTCCACAATTCATGATAAGTATTTCCATAACTTAGCTTTTCCTTCTCAAGTCTGCATGCCtattttgctattattttgtcttctgtaGCTACTTGACAGTTAACAATTGTCCTTCATCtcaatttcttttgcaaataaatgtatttgattTATTCATATCTCCCTCTTTTTCTAGAGCAGCAGTTCTTTTCAATGTATCATCTCCCAGCTGATATCCTTAAATGCCCTACATGTGAAGAGGGATAATAAAGACTTTATATTGGAAGATATAGATGCAGCTGTAGCAAGGTTTCACAATATGTTGTAAAGGCTACAGCAGAGGTGAGCAATAAATAAGATTGTGCCaccttttatattttccattttcctgaaaTGGCTTCATCTAATTCTGTGCCATGGAGAGTTTGATAGTTTTCATCAAGAGCTTACACAGTTCTAGGACTCCTGAGCAGTTAGGAATTTATCATTTGTTCCCTAGTCTTACATTTGTCTGACAATGTGCCACTTATCTGAGACTTGCATGCACTGACATGCTCCTAAATGACACAGCTGCATTTCCATGGTTTCTCAGGATACAGATTCTGGAGAGCAAGATCAGAAATAAGGACACAGTATTGGAAAGAGTACTATGTTAGATCACAGAGCGGTtgaagctggaagggacctctggaagtCATCTGGGTCAAACACCCCTGTTCAAGCAGGGACTCCCAGAGCTGCTTgcccaggactgtgtccagatggcttcTTCTGAATATATCCAATaatggagactccacaatctctttgggcaacctgtgccagtgctctgtcaccctcacagtgaaaaagtgtttcctgatgttctcTGAGGccattgcctctggtcctgtcactgggcaccactgaaatgAGCCTGGCTCTGTTCTCTTTGCACCCTCCCCTCAGGTATTTGTAGACATTGATAAGATccaagccttctcttctctaacAGTCCCATTCTTTTCTCATATGCTCATGAAAAGAAACTAATACATTAAGACTTCCTCCATACACAAACTAAGACAATTAAGTCTTTACCAACTACAGAAATTTGTTGAAAAGGAAGGTCGAACACTATCCATGCATTTTTCCAAGTCTCTTCTCATGCTCCTCAATTTCCCAAAGTCTTACCTGAAGTTTTCATTCTGTTCATACATTGACTGTATCACATTTCTACTGCAGAAGAGAGCCTATTTAAGTGGGAACACCTTCACTGCAAAGGCTACCCAAGCCTTTGTGCACTCCCATGGAAGGCACTCCCAGATGCCAGTGCACTCTCATGGAAGGCACTAAGGCTACTGAATGGTCACCTCACATTCTTTTTGCTATACCAGCCTGGgccattttattatttcttttttcccagtgatATAATCATCTATCTTTCTtgacacagaaaattattaaaggGCACTCaagaattaaaacagaataattaGAATAATTTAGTTTCCATGTATACTGCAAAGAAGTTGACCTGAAACTTGACCTATGCCCTATGGTAAACACCAGTCCAAAGCACCATAAACCAAAATGAGAGAATTGGGTGGTCTGCAGGGGAGATATTTAGGGCAAGAACCTGCTCAGAATCCGTATCAaatcagcactgaaaaaaaaagtattactCCTCCTCTAAAGGGAAAGTACCCTACATTCACTACTCCAACAGAACTCAAGACATAAACCCCTCTTACTTTAAGAATGGTGGAAATGGGCTCAAACCCAAGTATTTCACTGACCAACTTCACTAAAACAGTAACTAAAACATGAATACAGCAATTCTTTAACCTTTTGTGCTGAACCCCCTGTGCAGCCCTACGACAAAGCCCCCATCAGGGCTGTTGATGTGTTAAGGAAACTCGGTCCATGTATTGAAAACAACAAACTAAAAGAGCTACGTTTTAGCTGTTAAGAAGGCTAAAACCAGGTGAAAGTCAAGTATAGAGAAACCATGTTTCAATGAAGAAAGGTAATCATAATAAATGTCTCTGGAATCGGGCCTTCTCTAGTCATGAGAAATTACAGATTTGGAGCATTGCTCTTACATTCCTACAGGCAAGCAATCTATCTGATTTTGTAGTTGGCATCCTCTCACTGGAAGTGCGATGtaggtgcctgtgctggcaccTGGTTGAATTTAATGGCTGGGAGAAAGGCTCTTTCTGGGTATTTCAGAATACAAAGGCATTTCAGTAGAAGGTCTCTTAcctctgtgtgtttctgctAACATGTAACATGTTTGCAAAGGGAAGCATAGGCATGCGAATAGAAATGCCTTTTAATACTGGATTTTATGACAACTAGTCCCTTGCTAGCCTGTCCCCTGCTG
It encodes the following:
- the NDUFV2 gene encoding NADH dehydrogenase [ubiquinone] flavoprotein 2, mitochondrial, encoding MLLCAALRAAAARSVRQIRYLHGTAERNASGALFVHRDSPENNPDTPFEFTPENLKRIEAIINNYPEGHKSAAVMAVLDLAQRQHGWLPISAMNKVAEVLEMPPMRVYEVATFYTMYNRKPVGKYHIQVCTTTPCMLRDSDSILEAIKKKLGIKVGETTPDKLFTLIEVECLGACVNAPMVQINDNYYEDLTPKDIEDIIDELKAGKVPKPGPRSGRFSCEPAGGLTSLTEPPKGPGFGVRDDL